The following is a genomic window from Pseudochaenichthys georgianus chromosome 9, fPseGeo1.2, whole genome shotgun sequence.
ccccgttgatagaaatcaacacgtaatgaattaagaccccacggtttgatgattgataggtgtgtgggctgtctttcattttgacacacagaattttttttataataaacatagatactgtatgttaaatggatatatccgcctgctttcatttatctttccattcccacaacaatatacataaataaatggcatattttggacatagttcgaatggtgattaatcatgattaattaatttttaagctgtgattaatctgattaaaaattgtaatcgtttgacagccctaaaaataatacttaattccgagtgctcttgcttttctctttgaaagtcatcacataacggcattgtaatacacggttcggctgcattacatattacagatctgccgtagttctttatttagagagccctgatgagaagacctttggaaaaactggaagaaatggcgccgaaactgaatacttgacgtggatcataaatatatcaacaactaaacaacatcttcaatttctcttcacacttttacatttgatctaattcatagataggttatatttacaccataacggtgcacagctgataaaaaaggactgtagttttcaaagatattactgattttctttgaatgtaagaatgtaaatactgagtctgaaatagtatagcaatatgctgtaaaatgatgtgaaagcatgcataaaactatacatcttcagatgttgtacatacacactaataatacaaagttattatggctgtgtgcaccttgtgtgcacctcctagtggttaaagcacgttattgaattattgtttttatgtgttatatttgattaaaaaaatattaagagtacatactttcatagggggaaagtataaatatagaaatatagaatataaaaaatcaagaagatactataagtgatctctacaataaaacagtttaatgcaggatgtacacagatattaataggaggaggtgcaaaacagaaaaacggattaacctttatttaaacattaaatattaagcctgacaaagtaattaacgtctaatatattgctttcctgcaatgttaactatgttgaagcacttattttaactgatgttatacacattaattatactcttatgtatgtagatagaataagaaatgtgcagaatatgacagtttaatggtggaggtacacacatattgatagatgtcttgtaatgcactgttgaggaacctgtgacccaagtttttcattcattgcataactacaccatagttgtgtatatgatatgtcaataaacctttgaaaatcttgaaagggatgtgcaaaatagccataatatacagtctttaatgaactattagtagagaataacgagtaatgaatatacttgattacttgtttccattcatgtcaattgcagatacatgtttagtcttctcaagcaccaactatcaaatatctctcctgattgttggcacttgacaatcaccttacctgaattttactcaggtgtaactaaagtctgatttaagggttgtttatatttcacataattaatcagaatctgcaaagtaactcaaataaatgcagtggagtaaaaataccaggttaacctctgaattgtagtggagtagaattacaaagtagcaatgagctgtcatgtgggtatacggcattaatataatgctgcgcattatggacacaagcgattttcacccatttattaattatatgttttgataacaccaatgtgtttaataatggcaacttctaattgtgggaaaaacgaaaacgttcagtagagacgtcccatagaacattttgcgaaacacaatagccagcatgtgtagttctgggggggtgttcgattccagttttggatattcTGGCGTGGTTtagttccatttcacacagctgtttgacgctctggtatccttacgggaactgtagtcctacacgatagctggggattatgggtagtgtagtgtcttcggccatcctaaactcagaaatgttgacaatcgcaatgatgctcgaaatgtcccttataggcctacgtctgtttccggttatttttattttgaaattcagttcctgacggacaccaaaaaagcccgaggttatggaattaaaccaataaataaaagcaaggataattgtgtgttattggtgagtaaataacagtgtgttattttgaaaagaataacaaattagaaggacatttttttttttttaaatacagatttcagtatcctgaggctctgagccccgtttattttcctcacagacggcaacaaaagtctgaaattatacgatttaaaataaaagcaataattgtggcttgatattgagtaagaacatgtttttatgaaccacacagcttccggtcttccacgacccgaccggagaaaaagacgtgctgcagcctgcaggcacgaaacacgttaccagtagaaatacattgcttttaaaatcgtcctgtgcaacacgaaaaaaaggggcaaatcgtgatggtgaacacgaatcaatagattaaaaatcgtgttggtgaacacgaaatgccgtgagactgggttgccattattacagctccgtgggctggcagtaaggcgatatggtccgttgttattgtgcatccatgggtaaagacaaACGcatagtgctgaacacgtaacttgaacgtcccgtgggttagatgcgcgttcataataaAGAGGGAAATAACCATAGAACGTCTAGGCACGTCGGGGGCGGAGCACatacgtgatgacgtcagaccAGCATCAGACAGATTCAGTAAAAATGTTTGAGTACTATTACCAATATGACCCAAAGTGGTTGAACACTGTATacagaatatttttttttttaaaaatccctgaaaaataatgttttttcatatactTTTTAAGGTTTCCACCCAACTACAGTACATACGGTGTGAAATGTTATCTTGAAGTAAAGCCGGTCTAACTGTCCCAGTAGCACTGCACAAAAGACACTGAACGCCTCCTCTACAGGGTCAATTAAGTTGCCTGACTTTACAAAATACTACATCCGTTTGAATTCCAACCCTTCAAATGGACAAGCTGCTGCCTCCAATCTGGTGTGCACACCGATTGTGattcatacactgaacaaaaatataaatgcaacacttttgtgcggaatgttggtccactcctcttcaatggctgtgccaagttgctggatattggcaggaactggaacacgctgtcgtatacgccgatccagagcatcccaaacatgctcaatgggtgacatgtccggtgagtatgctggccatgcaagaactgggatgttttcagcctccaggaattgtgtacagatccttgcaacatggggccgtgcattatcatgctgcaacatggggccgtgcatcaacatgctgcaacatgaggtgatggtcgtggatgaatggcacaacaatgggcctcaggatctcgtcacggtatctctgtgcattcacaatgccatcaataaaatgcacctgtgttcgtcgtccatagcatacgcctgcccataccataaccccaccaccaccatgggccactcgattcacaacattgacatcagaaaaccgctcacccacacgacgccacacacgctgtctgccatctgccctgaacagtgaaaaccgggattcgtccgtgaagagaacacctctccaacgtgccagacgccatcgaatgtgagcatttgcccactcaagtcggttacgacgacgaaccggagtcaggtggagaccccgatgaggacgacgagcatgcagatgagcttccctgagacggtttctgacagtttgtgcagaaattctttggttatgcaaaccgattgttgcagcagctgtccgagtggctggtctcagacgatcttggaggtgaacatgctggatgtggaggtcctgggctggtgtggttacacgtggtctgcggttgtgaggccggttggatgtactgccaaattctctgaaacgcctttggagacggcttatggtagagaaatgaacattcaattcacgggcaacagctctggtggacattcctgctgtcagcatgccaattgcgtgctccctcaaaacttgcaacatctgtggcattgtgctgtgtgataaaactgcacgtttcagagtggccttttattgtggccagcctaaggcacacctgtgcaataactatgctgtctaatcagcatcttgatatgccacacctgtgaggtgggatggattatctcggcaaaggagaagtgctcactatcacagattttttcagatttgtgaacaatatttgagagaaatggttattttgtgtataaagaaaatgttttagatctttgagttcatctcatgaacaatgggagcaaaaacaaaagtgttgcatttatatgtttgttcagtgtacatacTGTAGCCTATATGTCACAGTGAATGTGAGAAATCAGTGGTTTTGCAAGAACACTGGTGATTCTGTGAAATCACTGGCTGATTAGTGGTTTTTCAAAAGCACTTACTAGTGATTCAACAAGTTATAGAATtgtataattatataaatataggtaAAATATAGTGATAAAATATAGGTTACATACCTTGTGTTGTGAGAAATGACAAAAAAGATGGTTCCAGAATGATTCAGAAGTGGGAAAATGAACAAAGCAACCTCTGGGTTAAAAATAACCCAGGCAGGTGTTCAACTGCAATTGCAGCCCTAATAACCCCTTTGACCCAGCGTGAACAACCCACCAGTGTGTTTACAGTACCCACATAACCCATACTTATGACCCAGCCAAATCAACCCAGCAATGTGTTTATAGAAATAACCCAGCATTTTTTAGAGTGTAGCTGTCGTCTGTTTTTTTCTTAATATTCGCTGAAACATAGGAGGTAGTGGTGTCCCGCCTGTTTATACAATACTGTAGGGGTGTGTCCCCTGGTAGGTTCAAGAGGCGTTTCCCCTTTGGGTTTCGTCTGGAGGGGCCTTGATAGTGTTGGGGTACGGCGGTTAGAGCTTCACTTTCCCCTTTCCCTAAACTTGctcgggtggcgcagtggtctgtgcatctgatcatcagatcaagggggtgctgcggaactccagttcgaaacccgctcctgcggcccctgcgtcaggccgttgtgtccttggacaagacacttcacccggatttgctcctgtgggtattgtccacagtacatgtatgacaccaatgtgtacttgtaaaagcgcctcgatgacctcgaggcgtgaagatggacggtgtggcgcagtgcgctgtgcaatgatcatcagatcaaggggtgaaacccgccgctgctccGTCTGTAaaggtgtgtccttgggcaagacacttcacctgaacttgctcctgtgggtattgtccacagtgactaTTGCATGtagatatatgtgtaatgtgtgtatatgtaaagcgctttgagtcattgaaaaagcgctataataaatgtaaggaattattattattagcacTTCCGTGGTTCAGGGGGGTTGCCGGTTACCTGGTCGCCTCTCTCGGTCCAGCGGGCTTTAAGTGCGTAAATACCCGCCACTACGCGTCTTGAAGAATGGGGgggagttattgttattattattgggATTGTGATAACACAGAATTCCGATCTCCCCCTTTGTATCACACACAGaggattgacaataaagttgactgactaataataataataacaaccaaGCATACTGCATGATCCACTTCCACTACACTCCAATGTGTTATTTCTCCTCCTGCTacttttttattaaatgttttttttaccatgtCGCTTTCCTGTGAGACCTAGTCCCTTCATTTGGTATCCCTGTTCTCTGATACATATTCCAACTACTATTACAAGTACACGCTTTACATTTTATTGCTAGAAATGATCAAAGCAATTGATTGATTGTCCTTTTATTCTCCGAGGGAAACAAATACTCAATTATGCTGAACTTTAAATGAGTCAATTGTTGCTTATTCTAAACAGCGTTGTTGTAGTAAACTACATTAAACTATTATTTTTAATGCATTCTTTCAGTAGATGGCtcatagtttaaaaaaaaaaaatgtgttggaGGGGAGCATTGTATGTGAACAAAAACTAAAGGGTGACATATTTATAATATACTTGCAATGTTTGCAATGATATCAGTCAGTGTTGCCTCTTCTGCAGCACGTGTGTGTGGGCTGTTTCTGTCGAGAACACAGAGAAAGTAGGCTGCTGCCTAATGTGCTCATGTAAGTGGGTGTACTATTATATCATGAATCATAGAAAAGCATGGTTTATTCTGTTGTTTAATTGTACACACACCAAAGCAGTTCTCCACAAGCAAGTGGAAAAGTAGAAGATTTGAAAATATAATTGTGCAGACAAAATGTTTAGTGATTTCAGCTTAATGCACAAAAACAACAGTGTaacaaagattttttttgtTGCCAAGACATTGAAAGCTTTGGACGGACATGTCTATACTCTAAGAGAGTAAGAATTGGACTGGGAGGTGTGCCCCCATGCTCTTACACCATCCCTTCTTTAGTCTTTCTGCTTCTGTAGATCATCAGAAGGTATCCCAGTGCAATGAGGAGGAGGGTGATGAAGAGGAAAAGAATGCCAGCCCAGGGCCCTGGGGGCAGAGCCTTCATCAGCCCGAGTCTCTCTGCTGGGACCATACTGCTCAGACTCAGCATGAACCCCAGAGCCCAGCCTACTGAGGCTCCCCCTGCCTGAAAGACAGAAGAGGACCACTGATACAAGGAGACTGATTCAGgtacagaatcagaatcaggtgACCTTTGTTAgtcacacagaggggacatttacagcAGTACATGGGTTATATTCATTTCAACCCAGACTCGATTCCAACGAATGGAAAATACAAAGTCATTTATTTCCTTTTACTCctgacctttttctcaaaaGAGATGGACGGAAGGGAGTGGTTATCAAAACCGTAGCCCTGCAGTAAGAGGACCTGGACGAAATTGGAGACGGCGCAGACATTCTTCATGTACTTCTCTTTCTGCTTGAACTTTGCTGTCATCTATGAATGGAGATAAGATGTTGATTGTGTTAGTCCAATCTTATTCGTAATGTTGTCCAGCATTTCGAGAATATTGAAATGAAAGGCAGATAACATAAAGGTTTTGGGGTTTAAATTAGATCTATCTGGTGGGTTTCAACATGAACTTGTTTTTATTGGCTGggctcagagagagagagagtacctCAGAGATGGTCATGTTGCAGACCAGTTGAATGGCCTCCTTCAGTCGACTGGGGGAGGTGATGGAGATGTTGGAGAGGCTGTTGATATAGGTCTGAGTGAAGAAGAAGGCAGAGAATGCCTGTGGAGAAGATGGCACACTGTCAAGCCAATAATGCCACAAACTTAAAGATATAGTTTTACTTTGCACCTGCTGTCTCACTCGAGGCTCACTCACCATAAAGCTTCCTCTCACGCTGGGCTGGAAGACTCCATTAAAGGAGCACTTGGAGTAAGAGCAGTTCTCGAAGGAGAACAGCTTTTGTACATTGTCCAGGCAGCTCCTGTAGTCTCCTGTCCCCACTACTCGTACCGACCTCTGGGGGTCAAAGTTGGCTGGTTTGTAGCTCTGAGTGCAGGGAGAATCAAAGACATCCGGCCCCAGCTTCACAGATGTGGTGAACTGCTGTGGGTAGCAGGGATGGGACACCTGGGGCTTCACACCTTCAGTCTGAATGATGCAAAACAGAAGAAAGTGAAATCTTCCTCCAATAAAAAATTGAAGATGCTGCATATGATGAATAGTATTATTCAAAGTAAGCCGGTAGAACGGGGAAGGACTTAATCAACCCGCACTAACAGTGGTATCATTTACCATATATTACGTATTTCAGTAAAAAGATAATCATTTAGTCTTGTCATAAAGTGGGACATTGCTTGGTAACAAGGGGACACTCCTGAAAGGCACAGGTGTGGAATCTGGATTCTGTTACCTTGGATTGGTACCTGGCCACCTGTCCCCCCCCAGCCATTATGTCTGCTCAGCTGGCACCAGCATCATATTAGAAGTACATACGTGTAGAGTTGTATTAATCCTTTCGTCTTACTCGCTGCAATACATGACTTAGCCTTACTAATAATGCCAAACTGTACTGCAGGGAATACACAGTGCCTTAGTATAAGGTCCAGGAGAGTTTTCATTCAGCTGATCTCGATCAAAGTCATGAAGTCTTGATGTTTCAAAGAAATAGCCATAAGTAACCTTTTTTTTATAGTACCTTGATTAGAAGAGCCAGCAGTTTGCGCAGGaactggtcttggccatagcaCAGGAAGCTCTGGGTATATAGCCTGTAGGTTTGTCCATAAAGCTTCAGCTCCATCACATTATCTTTGTCCTCCACCTCTTCAGACGTCTCAAAGGCAATCTGTGTGGAAGCTCCGCCTAAATCCAAAGCTCCAATCGTCTGTCTTCCTGGATTCAGCCAACGCCCAACAAAACCATACTGAGGGGAAATAAAGGACATGTCAGGACATAACAATTTGTATTGATGAAGGACAATAACACATGTCTAACACTGCACAGAGTTTAATCTGAGGCAAACATCCAAATAACAATACTTCCATAGAAACTCTCAAAGCCCCTATGTGTGGACACATGAATACATGAATGATAAATGATAAATGAATTGCCATGACATTtgatataaataattaaaatattttCCCTGATGAACCCTAAATACATTGAACCTCTGACTTTTCAATTATTGCCACTTTTAACGGCCTTTATTGGAGTTGTTAGAGTGAACGGGGAGGACAGAGGACATTGCCTCACATGTTCGGCTGACTCAGGATTACGATGATTGACCTcttttgtaagtttgtttccaTCGGCCTCAGCTGTCATTTCTGTTTAGAACTAATTTGCATGTCAGTATGCTAACACTAAACTAAGGTTGTGTACCATAGACTGTGGTCCGTACCAAAAGCCAGGTAGCAGCCATGTCTTCTATGTTGGAAAAAAGTATACATAATGCAGTTAACCCACACTTTACACACGTTACCACTATCTGCAAGTTGTATTCAGGACTAAgcatatcccaacatgcatcAGGCTGCAGCGGGTCATCCGCTCTGCAGAGAAGGCGATCGGCTGCAATCTGCCATCCCTCCACGACCTGCACGCCTCCAGGACCCTGAGGCGGGCAGGGAAGATAGTGGCCGACCCCTCCctggacacaaactgttcaccccacctctcgccacctgaacagcttcttcccctccgctaccggcctcttaaacaaggcccggccccccagctgacactttacctcagccacatcatagactatatgcattacattaatgcacacaatgttcatACTCCTCTATTTCCAggtaaattactgctttatttgtatttgtattgctatttaactatattttattacggtgtaaaagatcttttttttaatattagatttcttgttttttatattttatgtatgcaccatgactCCAAGTCAACTTCCTAGTATGTgcgaacctacctggcaataaacctgtttctgtttctgtttctgATTCCTGATATTGAAACAACACTCAACTTAGCAtagactttaaaggtcccatgtcatggccatttctactgatcataattccattgttgaggtctactagaatagatttatattgttcaatgttccaaactcacattggtttctcatacagcatctctgtatagcaggccagccttaacctgccatcaggccctggggctgatggctttgtaggccccctatttaaacaacaaatcaaagtcatgtatagcctcggcaggctctgtgatcgcacttctccactctgctctgcgcgcctggtcctctcctccagatgagtgacgtatcgggcctccctcgtgtatctgtccggttgccgttggctcccctccacacagcgagtcctcgtcgtcctctcatctcctccaacagataatgtccctcctgtctgttcttcctctcccgctactccatcgctatcagaaccagacggcctacttggctccgaggccccgctgccgctcggtacaggactcatctgtccttcctcctcatcccggcctacaggtttaaaataacctgtaaacttcggcatgttttgtaatagctgcttgtctccaaactccttttccctcaacaatttcctttcccgagcgccactctcaaactttctctcctaaacaaccttcatctgtcactcaatcactcgcattttgaataagtcacatgtgaaacatattctcattctgattggctgttgagtggtgcccactgactgtttcggagtcatctctggaatccatcgattcaaattagttaatgaaataatcgtttggttattttatgcatagcctaatgttacatttatgtgcttaagaatgccttcaagacagaggagactgaagcatatcttcggctgcaggcggtgtgtgtgtgtgtgtgtgtgtgtgtgtgtgtgtgtgtgtgtgtgtgtgtgtgtgtgtgtgtgtgtgtgtgtgtgtgtgtgtgtgtgtgtgtgtgtgtgtgtgtgtgtgtgtgtgtgtgtgtgtgtgtgtgtgtgtgtgtgtgtgtgtgtgtgtgtgtgtgtgtgcgtgtatgtttgtgtatatttgcgtgtgtgtgtattgtgtttgtttcccggggaaaaccctcacgagaaactccggctgttgttgtgcctgctgtgacgtcaagttactccgttctccgcttgtaattatgccgaagcttcaaagttgtatttctcatctgaatttgccgaaacatttttaatattctgaaagacaagactttgtttatttgaaaccagatgaaaacaaactgtaacggaccctgccgtgtcatctatgattactatactcttacattcataatttcagcggagggaggggaacagcagaacagcagagtggcgagggagagctgtcttcttccctttacaagcttcaaaaatgtattcatcgtGTGATTttagaaataaaagtttcatattctgaaagcca
Proteins encoded in this region:
- the LOC117452528 gene encoding ectonucleoside triphosphate diphosphohydrolase 2-like — translated: MYIYKWPADKQNDTGIVTQHSECHVKGGGISSYAGIRGGAAESLDDCLNQAVKDVPKPRHHQTPLYLGATAGMRLLNEVNATESKQVLKEVEKKMRSYPFKFKEAAILSGQEEGAYGWVTVNYLLENFAKYGFVGRWLNPGRQTIGALDLGGASTQIAFETSEEVEDKDNVMELKLYGQTYRLYTQSFLCYGQDQFLRKLLALLIKTEGVKPQVSHPCYPQQFTTSVKLGPDVFDSPCTQSYKPANFDPQRSVRVVGTGDYRSCLDNVQKLFSFENCSYSKCSFNGVFQPSVRGSFMAFSAFFFTQTYINSLSNISITSPSRLKEAIQLVCNMTISEMTAKFKQKEKYMKNVCAVSNFVQVLLLQGYGFDNHSLPSISFEKKAGGASVGWALGFMLSLSSMVPAERLGLMKALPPGPWAGILFLFITLLLIALGYLLMIYRSRKTKEGMV